The following proteins are encoded in a genomic region of Quercus lobata isolate SW786 unplaced genomic scaffold, ValleyOak3.0 Primary Assembly Scq3eQI_1999, whole genome shotgun sequence:
- the LOC115973069 gene encoding tropinone reductase-like 1, with protein sequence MAILLPHKESMLRGLSGLSSIRLDGKVAIITGGASGIGASTVHLFHEHGAKVVIADVQDNLGQEIAVKLGKNVSYIHCDVTNEDDICNLIDTTVAKHGQLDIMYNNAGIIDCPNPLGRILDTKKSELERIISVNLVGSFLGAKHAARVMVPQRKGCILFTTSAATAIAGISSHAYAASKWAIVGVAKGLAAELGQYGIRVNCVSPFAVLGTGISAARSEADVSKAEFALSNHVGNLKGQILKAEDVARAALYLASDEANYISGLNLLVDGGYSVVNPNMVNILSANMG encoded by the coding sequence GCTAGATGGCAAAGTGGCAATCATAACTGGTGGAGCAAGCGGGATTGGAGCAAGTACCGTGCATCTCTTCCATGAACATGGTGCCAAGGTTGTCATTGCTGATGTGCAAGATAACCTAGGCCAAGAAATTGCAGTTAAGCTTGGGAAAAATGTTAGCTACATCCATTGTGATGTGACAAATGAAGATGATATCTGCAATCTTATTGACACCACCGTTGCCAAACATGGACAACTTGATATAATGTATAACAATGCGGGCATCATAGACTGCCCTAACCCATTAGGGAGAATTCTGGATACAAAGAAGTCAGAACTAGAGCGAATTATTAGCGTGAACTTGGTTGGCTCTTTCCTAGGAGCCAAACATGCCGCAAGGGTTATGGTACCACAGCGCAAAGGATGCATACTATTTACTACTAGCGCAGCCACAGCAATAGCAGGAATTTCAAGTCATGCTTATGCAGCCTCAAAGTGGGCAATTGTGGGGGTAGCTAAAGGCTTGGCAGCTGAGCTTGGCCAATATGGTATAAGAGTAAATTGTGTGTCTCCATTTGCAGTCTTGGGGACTGGTATATCTGCAGCGAGGAGTGAAGCTGATGTATCTAAAGCAGAATTCGCGCTAAGTAATCATGTTGGTAATCTAAAGGGACAAATTCTCAAGGCAGAAGATGTAGCACGAGCAGCACTATACTTGGCTAGCGATGAAGCAAATTATATAAGCGGGCTCAACCTTTTGGTAGATGGAGGGTATAGTGTGGTGAATCCTAACATGGTGAATATTTTAAGCGCCAACATGGGTTAG